DNA sequence from the Polyodon spathula isolate WHYD16114869_AA chromosome 19, ASM1765450v1, whole genome shotgun sequence genome:
AGCAGATTCTCCTAATGCACTGTTTCAAGACTAGACAGATTAAAGCAGCACTCTGTCCTCAGCTGCAGCTTCTGGATCTGGTTTCTCCAAGGGCAGCTAAGCTGTTCTCAATTGTAATAACTGATGCCAGTCTACACCAAGCAGCCCTAATCAACTCTGAGACTGTACCTGTCCTGGGGGGGTTCATTATAACCCAGAGACTGGCTCAGCCACCTGCTGCACTGCGAAACTGATAGTCTTAATTGGAACCATGAGATGGTATCAGTTTCTTCAAGGAGTCTGATCCTCACCAGGATTTCCTGATGTTAACAACATGCCTCTGCTGACTGACTGTCTTCATGAGAACATATAATCAGTATGAAATACAAGAACTTTGTGGGCGGATCTCTAGGGAGTAATTGAGAAACAGAGCAGAATACCTTCTCGACAGTCAAACACAAGCAAGGCTTCTTAAAGCTCTGTATATTCTTATCTACAGTAGCCGAGAGCAGGACAGAAGCCAGCAGTATGTTCACATCACACCCCCTGTGTAACAAACAGGGTTGGCATGAAACATGACTGCCCAGTGCTACTCAGCTTGCCAGCTAATAGCTAAATCAGTTGAAAACCCCTGTAACGCAGATTGCTAATCAATGTCTAGCCCTGTCAATAATGATTCCTGGCTGAGGGTACTGCGAAGCATCAGGTCTGGCACAGTTCTAATGACCACACAACAATCCCTCAACATGTCATCCTGTCTGGATCCACAGTGCCTAACAAGCAGCGTGTCTGTGGTTGCTGGGGGGTGAAACCGAGCACCACAGCTATATcccaaaagacaaaaacaatggTGTCATCCTGTAGCAGCCATTAACCTAAAATGGACCATGTTTTTATAACCACTCAGGGATCTCCTGATAATCGTATGCAAACATTACAGCATTGCATTATTAATGAAGCATGGAGCATTACAAGCTTCAGCTTCAAAGGGGATGCACAGACAGGAAATTCAGTGGACTTGCACGCACTCAGTGAAAATCAATGTTATTATAGAATTAAAATAGTGGAAAGTGTAGATAATAGAatatactgtattgaataaaatataaatgatattaAGTTAGTACGTTTATATAAATGCATGATATACtttttgaaataaaatcaataaataaataacagtcaCTGACGTAAGACAAACTGAATTTACCTTAATTTGGTTGAATGTTGAACTCCTTGGTGAAGCTCCCGTCTCAGGCAGGCAGGTGTTTCCAGGTGCTGACAAACGCAGTAGGAATGAGGGAGTAAGGCACAGTGGTTATAGTATTCCAGCTGTCAGAGGTAGGGTCGTAGCAGTCTAACGTCTTACAGCGCTGGGTGCCAAAGTAGCCCCCCACCACGTAGAGCTTGTTGCCGGAAGCCACGGCTTGGCAGCTCATGCGTTTGGAGGTCATGTCCCCGACTCGCGTCCACTGATTGGTCTCACAGTCGAAGCGGTAGGCAGAGACGGCAGTGAATTCGGTGTCGCCGCCCATGATGAAGATCTGGCTGCCTAAGACCGCTGCGGCTGTGTATCGCCAGGGCTGGGGGCACTCGGCTGCGATGGCCCAGCGGTTTTCCACAGGGTCGTAGCACTGGACCTTGGAGGCTTTGTCCCGGTGGATGGTGGTGCCGCCGAAGACAAACAGTTTCAGTTTAGCGCTGACCACGGCCGCGTTGCTTACTCCGTCCCTCAGGGGCGCCATCATTATCCATTTATTGGTGAGGGGGTCGTACCTCTCCACCTGCTTTAGAGAGACAGAAGGGGAGGCAGGGAATACGCCCACTATGGCTGTGTGTCCACCAACGACATACAAGCAGTTCTCCAGTTCAGCAGAGCCATGGCCAAAGCGAGCGATCAACATAGGGGCGCCTTTAGACCACTCTTCGTGAACCGTGTCATAAACCCAAACATCCTTGGAGACACCATTCTCAGACCCCCGCCCCCCTGTTACGTACACTTTGCACCCAATGGCACAGGCACTGAACTCCTTCCTGGGGCTGGGCAGGTCTGACTTGGGGATGATCTCCTTGGCCTTGTGGTCCACCTGGTAGATCTTGTCGCACATGAAGGTCTGGCCCCCCAGGATGAGCAGGGTGTGTCCAGCCATGCGGGGGCGGGCGCAGGTGCTGGTGACCACTCCATCATTCTGAAGGATCTTCTTCTTGCACTGGACAGCCTCTTCCACAATCTGCCGACTCCTCTTGTCTGAGAGCACCAGCTCCTCGCAGGCCACCGTCTCGATCAGGTACTCAGAAGGCAGCAGGGCCAGGCGGATCACACTAAGGAGTTCTGGGAGGTGGTCTTTCCTGCTGTCCAGGTCACAGCGGACCCAGCGGATGACGGCATGGTAGACTATTTGCTCATCCTCGATCGCCAGCTCGTCACTGAGGATGAGATCCAAGAGCTTGTCCTTGGAGAGTCCATAGAAGTCCTCTGTGTCCTTCACAGCCTCAAAGTTTACCAGGCACATCCTCCAGGAGAGCTCGTAGAGGCGCTTGCACTGGTGGGCGTCCGACAGCAGCATCATGCCGAGGCAGTTGGAGGAGTGCAGGTTCTTCTCCAAGAACTCAGCCGCTGCATCCCGGATGTCGTGGAACTGGAGCATGTCACCGGCCTCCAGTAGGGACTCCGCATTCTCCTCGTTGATGACGACCCGCGAGGAGTAGGCAAagtccagcagcagctccagcaccTCGGGGTGCACGCTGTCGTGGAAGTTCACCTCGCTGTCCAGGCTCTCGCGCAGACCCCCGCTGAACATGGCCTCGAAGTAGTGGCTGCAGGCAGCCAGCACAGCGCGGTGGCAGGAGAAGGAGCGCTCGCCCGCCCACAGGGTGACGTCAGTGAACATGCACTGCTTGCGCAGGGTGTTGAGGTGGGTGAGCACGCTGTCCGGGTGCGAGGGCTTGTGGAACAAGGAGATGTTCATAGAGCCTGTGCTGGAGCGGGACTTGCGGTTCTCGTGCATGCTGACAGACATGGTTCCAGTCCCTCCGTGGATTGCCTATTCCCTATTtcactaactaaaaaaaaaagaagaattaaaatatattttagtttctttgaaCCCAATATTTTCCAATCCAAGGATTTTTATTACACTGGGATTTTGTAGATATAGATCTGCTTAAGCCTCAAagttgaggggaaaaaaaataacactgttgAAATATGTCAAACAAAGATATAAACTGATTCCACTCTCTTTTCCATTAACGACTTGTGCTGAGACACATGCAGCTTTTTTTCTCATTAATTTAAGAGCAGTTGGTGTCTCTCTGCCCCACATTTACTGTTCAAATGCATTTTGGCAGATCTATACATAAACCCAGGAGAACACAGGTGAAGGCAATTACTTCAGTTCAATCAAATAATGAGACAGCAGAGTACTGCCCAGTGCAGCTTGATAGCAGGCCTGATATCACACTGCAGAACAAAGACCTTTAAATGGAAACAAGTAATCCCAGGTTGAACAGCCGCTTGCTGCACAAGAGAAAGAGTGTCTCAAAAAGAAGCACACCATTGCTTATACAGTCCAATCCACTGTGGGGCTGAACCGTGACTCTCAAACATCATTCACGGTGCTCCAACTGGGGGACCGGGTTAAAACAGCAATGATCAAAGCCAATCAGATCTCTCTCATAGACGATTACTGCTAAGCTTACAAATGTTGTAACACTCACTTTAAAAGTTCAAATGTAATATTGCTTATGCTGAGAAACACATTAGGAAATGCAAAATGCTTAAGCGTTGCCATGCACTCTAGCCCTGGTTAATACTATGTAAAGCAGTTTGCACGGGTAGTGTTGTCATGCACTCTAGCCCTGGTTAATACTATGTAAAGCAGTTTGCACGGGTAGTGTTGTCATGCACTCCAGCCCTGGTTAATACTATGTAAAGCAGTTTGCACGGGTAGTGTTGTCATGCACTCTAGCCCTGGTTAATACTATGTAAAGCAGTTTGCACGGGTAGTGTTGTCATGCACTCTAGCCCTGGTTAATACTATGTAAAGCAGTTTGCACGGGTAGTGTTGTCATGCACTCTAGCCCTGGTTAATACTATGTAAAGCAGTTTGCACGGGTAGTGTTGTCATGCACTCCAGCCCTGGCTGATGCTTCGTAAAGGGAGCTCTTCTTTCGCAACACAATACGCCATCCTCTTCCTGTGCTTTCACAAACACACGGAGATTCTCCGCTCTATAGGCTGTGTTTGCTTTCCTACAGAGCCTCTGCATGCCTTGCACTACTGAAATGTTTCATTAGTGATTCTTTCTTAGAAGAGGAACAGCCCGCTATAAAAATCAGTATTCCTGGCAATTTGTGGCCCTGCTTGCCTATAATAACCGCAGCGCATTAGCCTTGTTGGCACATTGCTGGCTGTTAAAAATACAGACGGTTTGCAACAAAGCAGCACACCATAAACTGAACTGCACTGAATCATGCCAAACACAGAAAAAGACATTTGGTGATGCATGCAGGGTGTGGGAATCGAGCTAGGGGAACTGAACTGAAGGGGACTGGGTGAGGTGCAAGTACTTATGTGTACAAGGAGAACAACACAGAATGCTAGATTTGAATATGAATGGTCTATGGTTTTGAGTAAAGCCTTTAACAGCAAGACAGCAGACAAGACTTAACTTTGCACAAGCCACTGGATTTGTGCTGAACTTCATGGGCCCTTCAGTTGGAGTAGCTCAGTGCATTTTAGTTTGGGATTTCAATGTGGGAGGGTGGCGTGCACAccgtcagcaggaagaatgacaAAGGGCAAACATTGCTCAGGGGTTACAATGCAGGGATCCAGCACAAAAGGTATATTGTGATGGTAAAGGCAGGTTGGGATTGGGATGTGAATATCCTGCACCACTTACGCCGGCAGAAACTGCTGACCCAGGGGCAGGCATTGACAGTGAAGAGATGTGGGGGAGCCTGCATCTGCTCCCGTCCCGCCTCTTCAGGAGAGGTCCTTCTACAGTATAGGCTGTGCTGTTTGAGGAGTCCTACGATGCAAAATGGGAAAACTGGCCGTGGTTACTGGGATAAAGTGAAAATATCTGAATAGATTGCATCGTTCTTTCATTGACTCAATCTATACACTACCTTGTGTACCTTTCTTTTGCTGCTTGCTGTACAGCTGACTAGCAGCAATTTGACACATGCTTCTCAAAACAAAATATACTGACAAAAAATGTGCACAGCTTGTTTCTGTATAGAACCAGACAACTGTTTGCTTGCCAGCAGTGCACAAACGGTCATGCATGCACACAGCATACCAAAATCTTCCTTCTTTTATGTGCACTCTGATGACACCTATTTATTAATTGCAGTTTCTCAGTAACACTGAGGCAATAGTCGTTTAAGTTACTTCAGCTCTCTGTCTGTTATTTTGAGTAAACACCTTGTCTCGCCTTTCCAGAGCAGCTGAGAAACCTCCTTTCATGAGAGGTATTGGTATTCTTGTGAGTCCTTCCTCCAGAGTTCAGCTTTCCATCCCTTCTCCAGGACTGACAAAGAACAATGGCCACTTTCTACCAGTTTGTGGTGCTGAATGAATCACCAGCTGGCTGAATAAATAAGTGCTTCCCTCAATCTCCTGGAAGCAGGGGACCGGCAAGTGGGTCTCACAGATCATCTTGCAAAGGGGTGGGTGCCACAGACAAGAACCTGCTTCTAATCCTAAAGGTTATGCCTGGCTTTGAACTTAACCACGTTACCACCTGGCACGCTAGTCACTCTAGATCCAAGCAAACCTCAAGCATATAGAAATAAAGCAGAAAAGTAAAGCAATGTTATCAAAACACACAACAGTGAGCTATTGGGTACTGGATAACATCACCAAAAGCAAAAGACTAAACTCACAATAAAAGGTACACACCTGCACCACAGGAATGCCCTGCTGCACCCACAATAACACATTGTTTTCTACAATGAGACCACGTCATTGTGGCTCAGTTTCTAGATCATAAAGCCTCTTGACGGTACTCACTACAACTGTCCCCAATTCtcattacagtatgtttttaagTACAGAAGCGTGAAATACAATGCTGAACACAAACAGCTGGAGCAGTTAATGGACCCACTGCATTAGACTAATCTCCAAGAGCTAGCCTAGGCTTTGGGAAATTAATAATCTTTGAAATTACTTTGAAAATCAATGTTTTAAAAGTCACTTGCTATTAGAACCCCTTTCCCTTCCCCTAAAACGAAGGTAATCAAGTAAGGATATGTTGCTGACCTGAAGAACATGAACTGCTGACTCGAATACGATTTACAGGCGTGTTTTCTTGTCTAAACCCCCACAGGAGACCGGTATCAAAGGCTCTTGAAATGCTCCCGTTTGCTAGCTGTACTCACGGCACCCTGTACTGCATCTGAGAGTGTGTAAGGCGGGCAACATTGAGATATACGAGGCACGGTTCACTGAGTGCTACACTGTCAATATAATACTGGAATACTTCAAAATATTATTGTAGCTACTGTGCCAAAAGAAGTCAGTGTacgaaagaaaaacaaaaaagtgcaaattaaaatacaatacacgAGTCCACTGGTTCGACAGAACCTCCTCTTTCATCTGTACGTTAGAACTCCCGTCCCAGTCTGTGATGTACTACAGTTCACACAAATccttaaaaatcaaaacaaaaacaaactagaagaacaaacacacaaataacttCATATGTTGTAAGTTTTTCATGCTTCTAAACTACATCTTAACGCGGCATAACTCTTGCAACTACTTTCTCAATTAAAACCGAAATAGCTACACTAAACTCATGAAGTAAACACGCTGCAAGACTACGTTCAGCATACTTAC
Encoded proteins:
- the LOC121294949 gene encoding LOW QUALITY PROTEIN: kelch-like protein 25 (The sequence of the model RefSeq protein was modified relative to this genomic sequence to represent the inferred CDS: inserted 1 base in 1 codon), which translates into the protein MQAPPHLFTVNACPWVSSFCRLSEIGNRQSTEXTGTMSVSMHENRKSRSSTGSMNISLFHKPSHPDSVLTHLNTLRKQCMFTDVTLWAGERSFSCHRAVLAACSHYFEAMFSGGLRESLDSEVNFHDSVHPEVLELLLDFAYSSRVVINEENAESLLEAGDMLQFHDIRDAAAEFLEKNLHSSNCLGMMLLSDAHQCKRLYELSWRMCLVNFEAVKDTEDFYGLSKDKLLDLILSDELAIEDEQIVYHAVIRWVRCDLDSRKDHLPELLSVIRLALLPSEYLIETVACEELVLSDKRSRQIVEEAVQCKKKILQNDGVVTSTCARPRMAGHTLLILGGQTFMCDKIYQVDHKAKEIIPKSDLPSPRKEFSACAIGCKVYVTGGRGSENGVSKDVWVYDTVHEEWSKGAPMLIARFGHGSAELENCLYVVGGHTAIVGVFPASPSVSLKQVERYDPLTNKWIMMAPLRDGVSNAAVVSAKLKLFVFGGTTIHRDKASKVQCYDPVENRWAIAAECPQPWRYTAAAVLGSQIFIMGGDTEFTAVSAYRFDCETNQWTRVGDMTSKRMSCQAVASGNKLYVVGGYFGTQRCKTLDCYDPTSDSWNTITTVPYSLIPTAFVSTWKHLPA